The DNA region TGATGCGCGCTTCAGAAAAGCGACGTTCAGGAAACTAGTCATCAACACCAGAGTTCGCTTCTACGAACGTTTTCATCTCAGTTCCTCCTCTGTGCTTCCGCACAATACAACTACATTTCCAACACTTAAGGAGATCCCAACAACTATGGCATTCATAGAAAATTGGCTAACAACGATCCGGACTCGGACAGTTGCATTTATCGCCATCATTCTCGCTGTGGCAGTGACCGCCGTATCCTGTGCTGGCGGAACCCCCGAAGCCTCGGCTCCCGCAGGCATTGACCCTTCCAAGGTTGCAGACTATATCCATACAGTTCTTGAAGCTGACCGTACAGCTTATACCAAGCATGTTATTAGTCGTGCAAAAGTCCTTGAAGGTAAGGAAAAAGAAGCAGGCGTACTAGACGTTGAAGCAACTGAAGGTTGGCAACAGACTGATGGTATTCCTCTACCCGCTCAAATGTTCCGCCTAGGTTCCGAAATCGCAAACGAAGCTGGTTACTTCACTTACAACCTCATCTCTGAGTGGTATATCAACGATAACCATGCACCCAAAGGCGATTTTGAAGAAACAGCCCTCGCAACAATGACTGAAACTGGCGAAGCAGTAAAGGATTATCAAGAAATTGGTGGCCAGAAATACTACTCCGCGATGTATCCCGACATTGCAGTTGCTGAAGCTTGTGCAACCTGTCACAACACTCACCCTGTCCACCTTGAACGTTATCCCGACAAGGTATTCGAAGTGAACGATGTAATGGGCGGCGTCGTTATCAATATCCCTTTAGGTGATGCCTAAAAAGTAAACCCTTGACTATCTGACAATAATCAAGGGCTGATGGTAATGCCGGGAAGTTCAGTACAACAAATACCCTTTCCGGCAACTCTTTTTTGACTATAACAAAGCTCATGGGTAGCTCTTTTCGTAACCAAGATAATGCGAACTCTGAATCGATGTTGACATCTGACTCTATAGATACGCCTAAGCGCCTGCCAAAACGACCGAATAAATTACAGCCTACTTTCAAGGTGCTGATCGGCCTGACTTTTCTGACCGCTTTTCTGTTATTGCCATTTGTGTTTAGTGGTAGCTATCTCGATATGTTGCGGGCTAATGCAGTGGAGCTGTATGGTTTGCTACGCGGAGAACTTTTCAAGCAAGTAACAGGCTATGTTGGTCTGGTTTTTTCGTTATTTGAACTGATTTTGGTGGCCAGAAAACGGGGCCGTAGCTGGTTCGTAAAGATCAAACTACCTGGCTCAATGAATTTTTGGCGTAGTACTCACATTTTCGCTGGGGTCGGCATGCTGGCAATGATCGGTATTCATACGCTGGGTGCCACAGGTCTGAATTTTAATGCAGTCTTTCTCTGGGTCTTTTTCGCGGTGACCTTGACGGCAGTGATGGGTGTTGCAGCTGAAACGGGTGTGCTGGAGTCGCCTCGCCGTCAGTTTGGTAAGTTACCGGGCATGAGTAAGGCGATGAATAAGGGTTTTATGATTCGCCATCTCCGCTTGATTTGGCTAAATAGTCACATCTTTTTCGTCAGTATTTTCTTCGTAATGTTAGTGATGCACATCGCGCTGGTTTATTACTATCAATAATTGGGTTAAGATTTGTTACATGCTTTGAGGTAAGGAGTATCTATTTTGTTGAAGGGCAGTTTTAAACAAAATTTTGGGGCGATCGCCGTGGCATTAATTGCCATTTTTATGGGAGCCACCTTTTTATTGACTCGTCCTGTACAGGGGACCCAAACGCTGTCAACGGTGTCTGGGCTAATGAGTTTACAGACTGCTGCGGCTGGTGCGATGCCCTACAGTGAGGCGATCGCCAACCAGAAGCCCACTTTGATCGAGTTTTACGCAGATTGGTGTACAACTTGTCAGACAATGGCTCCGACCCTCGCTAAAGCAAATGAGCGTTTCGCATCGGATGTGAATTTTGTAATGCTAAATATTGATGAACCCCAGTGGCAGTCAGAAATTGCGACATATAAAGTGAGTGGTGTACCCCATTTTGTTTTGCTTGAAGAAGATCAGACTCTCGTCGATAGCTTCATTGGAAAAATTCCGTTTCAAATCCTGTCCGATCGCCTGACCAGCCTCGTAGGCTGAGCACAGTTTTTTGTCAAAGATTGATTATTACTGAGGAAAAAAGATGAGACACGCTAGCGCAATGACGATCCTGAAATATTTTTTGCAGCTCTTAGAAGTTATGGGACAGATTTCAGAATTTCTAGAGTTGTTGAGTACTCCAATCGGCCTAGCAGGAATGGTTTGTCTCACAAGCTACGAAAGTTTGATTCTATTTGGTTGTGATACTGCAAACTCGATTGTGTTGGCGGCGGTGGTCACATTAACGTTTCACATTGCATCTAATCGCCCCAATTTTTAAAATTAAAGACCTCCCTTAAAAAATAACTATCGTTTTGATGCGTTTCGCAGAAGCATATGAAAATTCAGCAACAGATTGGTTTGATGATGCTTGGTGGTCTGTTGGCGATCGCCCCAATGGGATGTTCATTACGGAGTACAGAGTCTCAGGAAGTACCCGAACTCCCCCAGATGCCGACCCAATCGATTGAGCCTTTGGCGGCCGCAGATGTTGTTTTTTTGGGAGAACTTCATGATAGTGAGCAGGATCATGAAGCCCAGCTAGAAATTATCAAAGCTCTTTATGAGCGGAACCCAAATTTAGCCATCGGTATGGAAATGTTCCAGCGCCCGTATCAGGAGGTGCTAAATCGCTATATTGCTGGCGAGATTAATGAAGCTGAATTTGTTGAGCAAAGTGAATATGAAAAGTTATGGGGCTTTCCGTGGGAGCTTTACGCCCCGATTATGCGGTTCGCCCAGGAAAATAAAATTCCTGTCCTTGCACTGAACGCGCCAGGTGAAGTCGTTAGTCAAGTGGCTCGCGAAGGTTTAGAATCTCTCAGCGCGGAGGATATGATCTATATTCCACCAATTAGTGAGCTTGACCTCAGCAACACCAACTACCGCAATTTTGTGCAAGGTGCTTTCGGTGCCCATGGTCAGCATGGCAATTTTAATTTTGATAATTTCTTTGCAGCTCAGGTGATTTGGGATGAAACGATGGCCACGGCGATCGCCGAGTTCCGGACAGTCAATCCAGAAACCCAGGTTGTCGTGCTCGCAGGACAAGGTCACGTGATTTATGGCTATGGCATCCCTGACCGCGTAGAACGTCGTTTAGGAGCTGAGCTAAAGACCCAAACGGTTCTACTAAATCCAGTGCCAGAATTCACCGTCTATGGTCAGGCGATCGCCGATATGTTTTGGTGGAGCGTTGCCCCAGAACCGGAAACTGAA from [Leptolyngbya] sp. PCC 7376 includes:
- a CDS encoding DUF3365 domain-containing protein, which encodes MAFIENWLTTIRTRTVAFIAIILAVAVTAVSCAGGTPEASAPAGIDPSKVADYIHTVLEADRTAYTKHVISRAKVLEGKEKEAGVLDVEATEGWQQTDGIPLPAQMFRLGSEIANEAGYFTYNLISEWYINDNHAPKGDFEETALATMTETGEAVKDYQEIGGQKYYSAMYPDIAVAEACATCHNTHPVHLERYPDKVFEVNDVMGGVVINIPLGDA
- a CDS encoding thioredoxin domain-containing protein, with product MLKGSFKQNFGAIAVALIAIFMGATFLLTRPVQGTQTLSTVSGLMSLQTAAAGAMPYSEAIANQKPTLIEFYADWCTTCQTMAPTLAKANERFASDVNFVMLNIDEPQWQSEIATYKVSGVPHFVLLEEDQTLVDSFIGKIPFQILSDRLTSLVG
- a CDS encoding ChaN family lipoprotein, translating into MKIQQQIGLMMLGGLLAIAPMGCSLRSTESQEVPELPQMPTQSIEPLAAADVVFLGELHDSEQDHEAQLEIIKALYERNPNLAIGMEMFQRPYQEVLNRYIAGEINEAEFVEQSEYEKLWGFPWELYAPIMRFAQENKIPVLALNAPGEVVSQVAREGLESLSAEDMIYIPPISELDLSNTNYRNFVQGAFGAHGQHGNFNFDNFFAAQVIWDETMATAIAEFRTVNPETQVVVLAGQGHVIYGYGIPDRVERRLGAELKTQTVLLNPVPEFTVYGQAIADMFWWSVAPEPETETEATPTEDEAAN